In the Telopea speciosissima isolate NSW1024214 ecotype Mountain lineage chromosome 2, Tspe_v1, whole genome shotgun sequence genome, one interval contains:
- the LOC122651248 gene encoding putative Peroxidase 48, translated as MWYLSKTFAFIVFMVAVFCVSKTTDQPLSQQHTRQSPNLRYGFYREKCEQAEHIVLSTMRELTAENSDTPAALLRLLFHDCFIRGCDASILLKDHANNAGRSETEAAPNLTLKGFEMIDVIKQRLENECPATVSCSDILVLAARDGITLVRTFFTVFVSETFFQQHTMYGSLDFVDELVFE; from the exons atgtgGTATTTGAGCAAGACGTTCGCCTTCATCGTGTTCATGGTTGCTGTGTTTTGTGTGAGCAAAACAACGGATCAACCTCTGTCACAACAGCACACAAGGCAATCACCAAACCTTCGTTATGGGTTCTATCGGGAGAAATGTGAGCAAGCAGAGCACATTGTCCTTTCCACTATGAGAGAACTCACAGCAGAAAACAGTGATACTCCAGCTGCACTTCTTCGTCTACTCTTCCATGATTGCTTCATTCGG GGATGCGACGCTTCCATTCTTTTAAAAGACCATGCTAATAATGCAGGTCGGAGTGAGACAGAGGCTGCTCCTAATCTTACCCTCAAAGGCTTTGAAATGATTGATGTAATAaagcaaagacttgaaaatgaATGTCCAGCAACTGTTTCTTGTTCGGATATTCTTGTTCTTGCTGCCAGGGATGGGATTACCCTCGTACGTACGTTCTTCACTGTTTTTGTTAGTGAAACATTCTTCCAACAGCACACTATGTATGGTTCACTTGACTTTGTGGATGAATTG GTTTTTGAATGA